A single window of Corythoichthys intestinalis isolate RoL2023-P3 chromosome 21, ASM3026506v1, whole genome shotgun sequence DNA harbors:
- the med27 gene encoding mediator of RNA polymerase II transcription subunit 27 — MADVVSVGVNLDAFSHAISGIQALRSSVSRVFESLKDGMKNRETLEGREKTFLAVFQDNLQAVNRDLNELERLSGLVGRPSESHPLHNSGLLSLDPVQDKTPLYSQLLQAYKWSNKLQYHAGLASSLLNQQSLKRSANQMGASAKRRPKVQPNTLVLPPQYVDDVISRIDRMFPDMSIELFRPNGSSAVLLVTLGKVLKALVVMRSLFIDRTLVRGFHEDIYERDGKKLDIWSKSQHLVFRKVTDHATTALLHYQLPQMPDVVVRSFMTWLRSYMKLFQSPCQRCGRFLQDGLPPTWRDFRTLEAFHDTCRM, encoded by the exons ATGGCCGACGTGGTAAGTGTCGGCGTTAACTTGGATGCCTTTTCTCACGCTATAAGCGGGATCCAGGCGCTCCGCTCCAGCGTCAGCCGCGTCTTCGAGTCCCTCAAAGATGGCATGAAGAATCGCGAGACGCTGGAAGGCCGAGAGAAGACATTCCTCGCCGTCTTCCAGGACAACCTGCAAGCTGTCAACCGAGACCTCAA tGAATTGGAGCGCCTCAGCGGTTTGGTGGGCCGCCCCTCTGAGTCACACCCTTTACACAACAGTGGCCTGCTCAGTCTGGATCCAGTTCAGGACAAGACACCGCTGTACTCGCAGCTGCTACAGGCCTACAAGTGGTCCAACAAG cTGCAATACCACGCCGGCCTGGCGTCCAGTTTGCTGAACCAGCAGTCGCTCAAGCGCTCGGCCAATCAGATGGGCGCCTCGGCCAAGCGCCGCCCTAAAGTGCAGCCCAACACTCTGGTCCTCCCCCCGCA GTACGTGGACGACGTGATCTCGCGCATCGACCGAATGTTCCCCGACATGAGCATCGAACTCTTCAGACCCAACGGATCGTCCGCGGTGCTGCTG GTAACCCTGGGTAAGGTCCTCAAGGCACTGGTGGTCATGCGCTCGCTCTTCATCGACCGGACGTTGGTGCGAGGCTTCCACGAAGACATTTACGAGCGCGACGGGAAGAAG CTGGACATCTGGAGCAAGTCACAGCATCTGGTCTTCCGGAAG GTAACGGATCACGCCACCACCGCGCTGCTGCACTACCAGCTGCCGCAGATGCCCGACGTGGTCGTCAGATCCTTCATG ACATGGCTCCGCAGTTACATGAAGCTCTTCCAGTCTCCGTGTCAGCGCTGCGGTCGCTTCCTGCAGGACGGCCTGCCTCCCACTTGGAGGGACTTTCGGACCTTGGAGGCCTTCCACGACACCTGCCGCATGTGA